One part of the Raphanus sativus cultivar WK10039 unplaced genomic scaffold, ASM80110v3 Scaffold1924, whole genome shotgun sequence genome encodes these proteins:
- the LOC108852855 gene encoding FCS-Like Zinc finger 7-like: MLLGNLRRPRMQRTPSITKITIEVDDTHTAGQDSDVAMAVVDGGDNYDHRLLAMFSRRNHRRNERKDDRKSSLPSSSFLGSCGFCKRRLAPGRDIYMYKGDAAFCSVECREQQMEHDEGKARNSVVLSPSN; encoded by the exons ATGTTGCTTGGGAATCTACGACGGCCACGCATGCAGAGAACACCAAGCATAACGAAAATCACCATCGAGGTTGATGATACTCACACCGCCGGTCAAGATTCTGACGTGGCTATGGCAGTGGTAGACGGCGGAGATAACTACGACCACCGGTTGTTGGCAATGTTTTCGCGGAGAAATCACAGAAGAAACGAGAGAAAAGATGATCGGAAATCATCTTTGCCGTCGTCGTCTTTTCTTGGAAGCTGTGGATTTTGCAAACGCCGTTTAGCTCCCGGTCGTGATATTTACATGTACAA AGGAGATGCAGCGTTTTGTAGCGTGGAATGCAGAGAACAGCAAATGGAGCACGACGAAGGCAAAGCCAGAAACAGCGTCGTACTATCACCATCAAATTAG